From the Gadus chalcogrammus isolate NIFS_2021 chromosome 18, NIFS_Gcha_1.0, whole genome shotgun sequence genome, the window gaggtgggAATCTTTATGTgtaaacatatttattatatttataatgaTATATTTGCgtcatatagtgtgtgtgtgtgtgtgtgtgtgtgtgtgtgtgtgtgtgtgtgtgtgtgtgtgtgtgtgtgtgtgtgtgtgtgtgtgtgtgtgtgtgtgtgtgtgtgtgtgtgtgtgtgtgtgtgtgtgtgtataatgtgcatgtatactgtttgtgtgtgtgtaatgtgtttatatatactgtatttgtgtgtgtgtgtgtgtatgttgaagtCTGAATCTTTATGTCTAAGCATATTTATTATATGAagaagtatatatatttgtgtgtgtataatgtgtttacatactgtGTACTGTATTTGGGTGTCCAGAGGAGCAGGGACACGTGTGCCACCCCCTCTGTAAGGGGGGCTgctggggcccggggccccagcaGTGTGTCTCCTGCAGCGCCTTCGAGAGGGGCCTCGAGTGTGTGGAGCGGTGTGACCTCTACCAGGGGTGAGTCTTCCCctcttgacccctgacccctgacccctgaccctgacataaccctaaccctgcctcCTCTCGGAGACAGCAGTCGTACCACGCTCCAACATAAGCTTGTCATGACGTGTGAACTTTGGCCCCCTGTGTTGACTCTGTTTCAATAATCAGTCATAGCACGGATATGTATGGTTGCAGTCAGACGTCTAagtgttgggggggtggtgcGTTGCAGGCCTACGCGCGAGTACGAAAAGGATAAGGTGTGCGGTGCCTGTCACTCAGaatgtcgaccaatcaacggctCCGAGTCATGCTATGGCCCGGTAAGATTAATGTTTATTTGTTGATGATCAGCAAGGACACGTTTAAATAACACTGACGCTGAGCAAACACTGTTCGTATCATAATTATAATCTAAATCACATTAATCCAATTAACGGTACACATAATTGAACAAAAATTCCAGTTATGATTAAACTTTCTGAATATATCCTGATAAACCGTTATAGAGgtatacatttaatatcaggaacgtctttttgtgtgtgtgtgtgtgtgtgtgtgtgtgtgtgtgtgtgtgtgtgtgtgtgtgtgtgtgtgtgtgtgtgtgtgtgtgtgtgtgtgtgtgtgtgtgtgtgtgtgtgtgtgtgtgtgtgtgtgtggcagggtgCGGACCAGTGCAGGGAGTGTTTGAACTTCCAGgacgggggtgtgtgtgtggagcgctGCCCCAGcggggtgaaggaggagcagcacACCGTCTGGAAGTACAGCAACGCCTCGGGGCACTGCCTGCCCTGTCTGACCAACTGCAGCCTctcgtaagcacacacacacacacacacactagacccacacacacacacacacactagacccacacacactagacactgTCTGACCAACTGCAGCCTctcgtaagcacacacacacacacacacatacatacatacacacacacacacacacacacacacacacacacacacacacacacacacacacacacacacacacacacacacacacacacacacacacacacacacacacacacacacacacactagacactaGACACTGTCGGACCAACTGTAGCCTCttgtagaaacacacacagacagacagacagacagacagacagacacactgtctGACAAACTGTAGCCTCTCCTaagggcacacacaaacacactgcctgCCCTGTCGGACCACCTGTACCCTATGATAGAACACAGTCCCACTCCCTGTCTGTGTGCTCCAGGTGTACGCTGATGGACGAGCGCGGGTGTCCTGTCCCCACCAACACCGGGTGAGTCTGACCAGCTGTGATGTCATAACTACGCTCAACCAATCATAGTTCAATACGTTAACACAGAGTTAGAGATGCGGCTGATGGGTGcacatgtttatgtttatgcgtatagatctatatatatatgtgtgtgtgtgtgtgtgtgtgtgtgtgtagtccagGGACAACCATCGCGGCGGCCCTGGGCGGGGtggtcctcttcctcatcctgctGGCGCTGCTGGTCTTCTACCTTCGACGCCAGCAGAAGCTCCGCAGGAAGGCCACCATGCGGCGCCTTCTGCAGGAGCACGAGGTGAGAGGCAGCATGGGACATGCAGTCCGCAACCCCTTTGACACTGCATCTTAAGACCGAACACGCTGTTGACCCCAAaaggtctctctctgttctccttctGACTTCCCCCACACATCGTTATGACGCAACCAACAGCTGCCCGTGATATCAATGTCCGAGTTTGTATTATGTGTCTTTGTAAAAGTGTCTTTGTGTCCCTAGTGAATACTATAAATTGTATAAATATTATGacaattattcttattatttttgattattATAGTGATCATAATAACATGAGGTGTACTGTACACAGCTCTAGACACTTGCTAGTGAGTGTAGACACGGGTGTCAGCTGTAGTTTTCCTGAGGCAGCCCTGTGACCCGCTCCCTGTGTGTGAGCAGCTTGTGGAGCCTCTGACTCCCAGCGGCGCgctgcccaaccaggctcagATGCGCATCCTTAAAGAGACGGAGCTCAAGAAGGTCCGAGTGCTCGGGTCTGGGGCGTTCGGCACTGTGTACAAGgtgagggaggtgtgtgtgtgtgtgtgtgtgtgtgtgtgtgtgtgtgtgtgtgtgtgtgtgtgtgtgtgtgtgtgtgtgtgtgtgtgtgtgtgtgtgtgtgtgtgtgtgtgtgtgtgtgtgtgtgtgtgtgtgtgtgtgtgtgtgtgtgtgtgtgtgtgtgtgtgtgtgttcagggtttgtgtgtttgtgagtgatgCATCCCAGCCGGTTTGTTTCTCTCCTCaccgtgtgctgtgtgtgtgtgttacagggtgTGTGGGCTCCAGACGGAGAGAGTGTGAAGATCCCCGTGGCCATCAAGGTGTTGAGGGAGAACACGTCCACCAAGGCCAACAAGGAGATCTTGGACGTGagatctcccctccctcctcactcacTTATAATTCAAAACAACCTTGTAGTGACTGCAGACCTATGATGCTACTTAAAGTGCATCAAGAGACATTTCATTAAAGAGCCAGTAGGGGTTAAGGGTCATCTTGCACTAGGATGCCTACAcgttgggaatcaaacccagaacctttctgcTGGCGGTCTGACACCctaactgtgcgttcacaccaaaagcggtGAGATTATTCACACTTGTTTGAACATTTTGAGCAGTGGTCCTACTCTACTGACCTTTGTACTGATTCCTTGTTTTTCAGAGTACTCCTGactctgaaaaacaaaaaaaaagatttttcttAAACCTAGGTTGTGCATCACCTTGCACTTTTTTGCAGTTACTCCATTTTTACTTGTCTGTTCTGTGTAAAGCCCAAAGCGTGAGTTGGGGAAATTTTGTTTGTAGAACTAGAGTCATATTCTTTCAACAAAACAAAGCACACAGAGCTTGAATGTAATGGCAACATTTGCTCgcttcaaataagaaacggatATATTTTGGATAGGAAAATTTAAAGACATTATTTCTGCGTTCGTCCCGCCTCTGACGTGATGTGTCTTAaatcgctctggataaaaggtGCATCTGCTAAACGACGAGATGCAGACATGAAGTCAGTCCAGCGGTTAACCCCGCCCCTTCCTGTGTCCAGGAGGCGTACGTGATGGCGGGCGTGGCCAGCCCCTACGTGTGTCGTCTGCTGGGGATCTGCCTGACCTCCACGGTGCAGCTGGTCACCCAGCTCATGCCCTATGGCTGCCTGCTGGACTACGTGCGCGAGAACAAGGACCGCATCGGCTCCCAGTTCCTCCTCAACTGGTGTGTCCAGATCGCCAAGGTAACCGTGACGACCGGCGCATGATCCACCTCATCAGCGTCATGATGATATTCACACCGATGAGAATAACAGAAGCTATCCTCTATGCCCAATAGACTACTACCCTATACCACTAGGAATTATGATACATTATCATATCTTTTACCAGTACTAGCTGTATCTGCTACCACTGAGATGCATTGTTTTAATAACAGCTTGATGTAATGTGTATATTGATATGGCTGTACTGTTTAATAATGTATTGATTTAATTTGTGTttctatatatattgatatggcTGTACTGTTTAATAATGTATTaatttaatgtgtgtttctatatatattgatatggcTGTACTGTTTAATAATGTATTaatttaatgtgtgtttctatatatattgatatggaTGTACTGTTTAATAATGTATTGATTTAATgtgtttatctatatatattgatatggcTGTGCTGTTTAATAATGTATTgatttaatgtgtgtttctatatACATTGATATGGCTGTACTGTTTAATAATGTATCAGTGGAATGTGTACCTGTGTATTGACATCTGTATATAACGTGTCTGACAGGGTATGAGCTACCTTGAGGAGGTGCGTCTGGTTCACAGGGACCTGGCGGCCAGGAATGTTCTGGTGAAGAACCCCAACCATGTGAAGATCACAGACTTTGGCCTCGCCAGACTGCTGGACATCGATGAGACAGAGTACCAGGCAGACGGAGGGAAGGTCTGTCCGTACGctatatgtattataaatgcATACATCTATCTAGGCTGTCGTAcccactgtatgtgtgtgtgtgtgtgtgtctgtgtgtgtgctgtttccTGATATGTGATTGGTTCTTTCAGGTGCCAATCAAATGGATGGCCCTGGAGTCAATCCTTCACAGGAAGTTCACCCACCAGAGTGACGTGTGGAGCTATGGTACAACCCCATCAAtagtactattattattattattattattataatgtacTTTTTCATTTCGTCATAGACCAACGATCGTTCTTTGTTTAAGCACCATGGTCTAGTCGCTAAGGTATAAGTGCCGGTCACCGTGGTGACCGGCTACCATCACCGTGGTAACAAGGCGGCGAACGCCATGGAAACAGGCTGCGGTCACCGTGGTAACggcctgcgtttgtgtgtttgccggTACCACCCTTCCCAGGCGTCACGGTGTGGGAGCTGATGACGTTCGGGGCCAAGCCCTACGACCTCATCCCAGCGCGGGACATCCCGGACCTGCTGGAGGGGGGCGAGCGGCTCCCCCAGCCCCTCATCTGCACCATCGAGGTCTACATGATCATGGTCAAATGTACGTACCTGGGGGGTCGGGACCCTCTACCGTCCCTCTACCTGGGGGGTCGGGACCCTCTACCTGGGGGGTTGTGACCCTCTACCTTGGGGGGTTGTGACCCTCTACCTGGGGGGGTCGGGACCCTCTACCTGGGGGGGTCGGGACCCTCTACCGCCCCCGTTCCTGGGGGGTCGGGACCCTCTACCTGGGGGGGTCGGGACCCTCTACCGCCCCCGTTCCTGGAGGGTCGGGACCCTCTACCTGGGAGGGTCGGGACCCTCTACCTGGGGGGGTCGGGACCCTCTACCTGGGGGGGTCGGGACCCTCTACCGCCCCCCTTCCTGGGGGGTCGGGACCCTGCCTTTGGTCAGGGTCCCAGGTCACAGGCTGAGCACTACTAGTGGAGGCGTGTCTACAGCAGGCCCAGCTGATTGGTCTGATGTGTGTGACTGACAGGTTGGATGATCGACCCAGACAGCAGGCCGCGGTTCCGAGAGCTGGTCAACGAGTTCAGCCTCATGGCTCGCGACCCGCCCCGCTATGTGGTCATACAGGTAGGAGGGCGGGGTTCGTGGGGGTCACCACCCTGTGGGAGAAGCATTATCTAAAACGATTGAAGTCCTCTTCACATCACTGTAACGACCCCGACCAtgcccacctccctcctccttcctcacacccactacctccctccctccctccctccctccctccctccctccctccctccctcctctcccccccctcccactccctccctccctctcccccacctccctccagaACGAGGACCAGAGGAGCCTCACCTTCCCGGTGGACAGCCAGTTCTTCCGgaggctgctggaggaggagggcccgGACATGAAGGACCTCCTGGACGCGGAGGAGTACCTGATCCCCCAGCCCAACATGTTCCCCCGCACCCAGGGGGACGGGGTGTCCACCGCCGGACACTCCAGGCACCACTCCTACCGGGTCAGTAGGTCCatgacaccacccccacccctcctaccGGGTCAGTAGGTCCatgacaccacccccacccctcctactGGGTCAGTAGGTCCCATGACACCACCCCCACTCCTACCGGGTCAGTAGGTCCatgacaccacccccacccctcctaccGGGTCAGTAGGTCCatgacaccacccccacccctcctactGGGTCAGTAGGTCCCATGACACCACCCCCACTCCTACCGGGTCAGTAGGTCCCATGACACCACCCCCACTCCTACCGGGTCAGTAGGTCCatgacaccaccccccccactcctaCTGGGTCAGTAGGTCCcatgacaccaccacccccactcctaCCGGGTCAGTAGGTCCATGACACCACCCCCACTCCTACCGGGTCAGTAGGTCCatgacaccaccccccccactcctaCCGGGTCAGTAGGTCCcatgacaccaccacccccactcctaCTGGGTCAGTAGGTCCcatgacaccaccacccccactcctaCCGGGTCAGTGGGTCCGTGacgtcaccaccacctccaatgGGATAGTAGGTCTGTTAGATTACAAGTCCCCCCCGAGCCAAGTCCACGAAGTAATCGACTAGTAATTAATCCCAGTGACGGTCTCAAAGGGGCTTCACCGGCGACAATACGGGgtggccccccccctccaaaaccTAGGTGATCTAAAGAACAAACTTCCTAAACTTAAAGGGAAGTCTCCAGCCTAGAGGACACATAGTTAAGCAAGacgccctaacccctacctctaTCTGAATCAACACTAGATGGATAACCCCAGCTTTATCTCCCCCCCCAACAGAGTACAGACCAGGGCCTGGACGGGGAGCCCCCTATTGGCAGCGCCTGCACCATGTACTCCTCCATGAGTACCCTGGGTCGGGGCCAGTACCCCACCCTGCCACTAGGGGCCAGCCCCTCCAACGGCGGCTGGAGCTCCCAGTACCCCACGCTGGCGCGCAGCCCCTCCTCCGGAGACCCCTGTGACTCCGTCTTCCTGGACGACGCCACGGGGACGCCGGCCAGTCCCGGGCGCTACCGTCAATGCGACGGCGGCTGCCACGACGACCTGATGGAGACGGACGGCCCGCCCGGCGCCCATCCCCCACCtcagcatcaccatcaccaacctcatcacctccatcactcGCTGCCCCGGCGGCAACAGGGGCACCACCAGAGCCACGCCAGCCCAGGTGAGAGGGCCCGTTCTGTTCTGGGATCGTAGGAAAACATTCTAGATACCAAAACGATAGTTACATGACCGTGAATGTGTACTGTTTATACAATCAGAAGAtaacccatctctctcttccccgctcccctctgttccattctccttccttcctcgctcctctttctctctattaccccttactccccccccccccctcctaccttctcctccttcacatcctcctctctcctctctctcctcctcctctgtcctcctctcctcctcctctctcctcctcctctctcctcctctcctcctaccttctcctcccctcctcctctcctcccctcctcctaccttctcctcccctcctcctctcccctcctcctcctctcccctcctcctcctctccagagTACGTCAACCAGGAGGCCCGTGAGGTGCGGCCGGCGGTCCCGGACCGGCCCAGCACGCTGCCCCGTAAGACCCGCCGCTCGGAGCCCCGCCACCTGCCCAACGGCCTGGGCCCCAACGGCCTGGGCCCCGGGCACAGCGTGGAGAACCCCGAGTACCTGGTCCCCCTGGGGCCCCCCGCGGCCCCCAGCTCCCCCGCCTTCGACAACCCCTACTACCTGGACCTTCTGGCCGGAGTAGAGGGGACTGgggtcaggggggagggagggggcggggtcagggcgGGGGAGAGGCAGCTGAACGGCTACGCCACGCCCACAGTGGAGAACCCTGAGTACCTGGGCCTGGCCGACACCTGGACCGGACACACCTGATGAGGGGGTCGGCGGGGTGAACCGCGGGTGAAAATGTGAAATttggtagtgtgtgtgcgtgtgtgcgtgtgtgcgtgtgtgtgtgtgtggagttatTGTCAGCCAATAGAAAAGCATTCACAGAGGACAAGTAACACTAAAAAGATCAAATTCCTGCTACCAATCAAGAGTTTTTTTGAGGGGTGATTTGACCTCCTGACTCAAAGATCTATCGACGTTTACAGCCTCTAGCAGCTCAAGGGTCGCGCTTGCGTCCGGTCGCCGCGGCAACGGTTCTCATGAATAACTGGTGGAGTAATGTGTCACTGGAGGTGTTTTCATTGTCTTTCTAACAATCCCTatgattatgtttttgtatCCGTGCGATGTGATTGGGTTGAGCCCTGTTGcctcctcagccaatcagagtgattTGAGGGGTCCGCAAGCCGTGAGCAGAATAACGATGATGTCGCCCTCTTGGCTCAAAGGAACTTTGTCTCAGCAGAAAAAAAGGACCCTGGGGCCCATCTGCGCCATGGGAGAACACACAGacttgtgtgttctgtgtgtgcgtgtgtgcacttgtgcgtgtttgtaatTTGAACGAGGGCTTTACATGGTAAAATACTTGATAGAGATGCCTCACTCACATATGAGCACCCTGATGCAGAACTCTAGCTAGCCTGATAACACCCTAGCTAGCATTTTGGcaccttgatggggagatagtAGGATGGCAAGCTCGCATTATGGAATCCTAGCTAGCATGATGGCAGCCTATCTATTATGATGGAATGCAGGCAGAATACATGTGGATAGACTCAGAAATACAGGGCCTACTTTGAGGCTAGTCAGTAGTTTACTAGAGAGTTTACCCACGGTACGAACACACCGGAAATGAGAGTTTCATTGTGGATGTGTAGACCCAGCCCCTCGCACTCAAACTACACCCATCATACACCAGCCACGCCCCCTCATACACAATCCACGTCCCACCGCTAGGAGTCACGTGACTCTGAAGCCCTGACTGGTGTCTGATATCCATTTATACAAAACCCTATTTTGTACGTTTTCTGTGACTTATTATCGTGTTTGAAggtttatctttgtgtgtgaatatttttttatgttttaaggTTTGATTGTACGAAATAAAGTGTAAAAAGGTTAGCAAGTAATTTGATTAAACATTGACTCTTGTGGAAAAAGTAAATACATAAGAAACAATTTTATGAAGAAAATATGTATAAATTGTGATGTTTCTATTCTTTGTATGCATtacatttactttttaaataCAAGGGAAAGTTTGCAATGGTTATTTCTGGGTCTTCTTGTGCGACAACTATGGAAATGTTCTGAAATCAGAAGGGCCTTTTCTGCCATCTTCTGGTAGTTATAGGAAATACAAATAAGAAACGTTGGGGTATTATGTTCGAGACTGTTGGTGGGTATAAGGTTAAGGTGTCAGGAACAGCCAACTGTATATCTTTAGCCTAGGCCTACATAATATTTTGTAAATGGAAGgaaattattttatgtattttaatatCTAGATTTCTTAGTCCACCTGACCCTATCCATTTTGTAACCATTTTCTACATTTGAAATTCTGTTGGTGTTGTATTCAATAGGCCTCTTTAGACACGTGTATTGACACATTTTAAATGTCAGAGGGCACTGAGGGTACTTTCGGATTCATAGGAAACAATCTTCACTATAGATCTTATAGTTTAATGttgaataataaatgttattaacCTGGCCTCTTATACTCTATACCAGCATtccttgtgtatgtgtactgTTCCTACATTTCTGGTTTTCATTCAAAAGCTTTATACAAGAGCAAAGGCACTGACAAGTGACAATTGATTCCAACTGTGCAATTATAACACGGTGTGCTAAAACAGTTGACCTGAAGTGTTAGTTTCAACTTAAAGCGATGCGAGCACAATATTTTAGCACATACGTTTTCGGGATATTCTACTTGAGAATAAGATGATCCTGAACACAATCACTGCCCGACCACCACCAAAGCCCCTAGATGTACTTTCATATAAATGACTGCTTTCCCCTATTTATTGTTTTAGGCCTATATAAAAAGGGCTTCTCAACCATGACCCCATAATAACCCCTAACCCAAGTAATAACCCTAGAACCAAAAACTAAACCTTAAAACCTGAATCAAATAGGTAACCCTAATCCTAGTATTAAATCCTGGAACCAAAACCCTTATTATTAACAATAGaactgaaaaacaaaacaacccaAACAATAGAAAACTCAATCCCAATCCTCATACCGAACCAGAAACCAAACCTTAAAACCTGACACTGATAGGAAACCCTTctgcaaaccaaaccaaaaacctaaccctaaaacctgAAACTAATAGGAAGCCCTAACCGTAGTACGAAAACCTAGAACCAAACCTTAAAACCTGACACTAATAGGAAACCCTTCTGCAAACCGAACcaaaaacctaaccctaaaacctgAAACTAATAGGAAGCCCTATAACCGTAGTACGAAAACCTAGAACCAAACCTTAAAACCTGACACTAATAGGACACCCTTCTGCAAACCAAACCAGAAACCTAACCCTAGAACACGAAACTAATAGGAAGCCCTAACCCTATGAAAACCTAGAACCAAACCTTTCATGGGGTCTGCACTGTCTTCGAACAGCTGCAGCGTCTCCTCCTATTTCACAcctcttaaaggttgggtacggaattcgcttttttggccatttttgcaaaattacttgaaatccttatcataacccgcttacagccactgagtcagaagtactgacatgaaaattaaacttgtcaatcatctgtggaacgggcagggctcgaaaaactccagccaatcatttggattgccacctcgttgcattggacagtaagtacgtcaatcaaacggtcgtactgcactccccctcccccgcgccccgcgcgcgaccccttcgtgcagtactcgtgacccagagctcgtgacccagagcaagctcctgtttgttgttatcctgcggtatctactggaactagttaatccacatttggacctagcagtagaagacaatttccatggcagacaagatgCCACcatcccaaccaccaccaccagcaaagagaaggaaaactctttttcagagagtaattgataataaatacgctgaaagagaaaaactgaaatcaagaataatcctaggcgctgcttttgaacgttggcggcaactgaaggacgagaagggtctaaaaaccgatgcttgtgtggcggttgacctagtttcaaagtttataccgtttatactcggtaataccggtgttgagacgagtgtattactcggtgtgaaaatgtccacaccgcggcaaccctagtgaaaaccaggacttccaatacaattatatgaaacaaacatacattttctaaaaatagtaatgatttatgtgaccgtttaatgtttataacatctggtgcaaccatagccgcgagaacgtattctcagcagggggtgctggaaaaaaaaacccggcctgcactagactcgcaactcgtcacattgataaaaaagatatatagcagcgcagctcaattacaccagtgcatgcgcgcacagttgaacaTCGATCGTtatgttcacttccttcacaccatggttcacatccagctgctcacagaacaagtttagcgcaccaccgctaccctcacactttttcatataaccttttttcagcactaggacatatgagcattgaataaatgctgcgtctcaacatgccttggacagcagcgaggatgactcgctttgccacgggccgaaacagttcggagcgaccacagccagagcgaacacagcggggcagaggagtgtcaggaagtctttggtgtacacatcagtacggcctatttgcactacagtttagtggcaatgcagtgttttattctatgcctttttattttcgtatattatttcaattaatacaatttatttattcatgaaatcaagatctggtcttcaaatcttttttccaaatataggtcgtattacaatggggtttgtgtttatattcggaccaatacggtacagcggacgctcacatgacgttaagcatttcctggtgcataatgtgacgcttcagaacctaaaatcccgtttctccccgttgatacgacaacacataaccggcgttttcagaaatctccactttggctggagtttttagaaattatctttttctgtgataagacagggcctcggacagggggtgttgcagcacccccaaaacccctacttcccgcggtactgggtgtaatttacagctgaatgtagtgccatgttgttaaacgaaaacctacgctagcctggctcgctctcgcgcatctctgttcgcgctcgtgcatgattgcgcgtccaggtattggaatgggtggagtcagagtcagcgttgaaggagagggggtaggaccatttgagttgtgtattttcaaaatctgctggcgtttcgcaaatcgcgtacccaacctttaagaaagAAACTAAATGAATGAGGGGAAAACAATGAAAGAAACACTGATAATGCTAAAAGTGAAAGGATTGGAGATAGTGTAGTGCAACCAGATTAACTTGATCACAAGAAGGGAACTACAATACAAAAACctaacacctaaccctaacactctgCTATGGCAAATGCTACATTTATAAGACTACAAACCACTATGGACCACTATAGACCACTCGATACCAGGCCCCAATGATGACTGAATGGCCAACCATAACCATTCGGTTAAATGTAAACATTAGGTTAAAGTAGCAATCTCTAAGATTTCCGTTTCGTTCTCTTGGGCAGCACCTATGGCGATAGGCGGTAAGTGCAGGTGTGTTTTTGGACATCACTTTGCAGAGATCCAAACAGTGTCGCCTTTGTGACGTCTGTCAGACGGCAGATGGTTTACTGGCAACGCTGGCAGAGACAGCTTCACACACAAGTGAGTCGAGGAACACGTCTGTGATTGGAAAATGCAACAATAACTGTGCGACAACCAAGCACATTTTTAATCAGCGTTGTTTTCTGTACTTTTGTTCTTGTGGACTTGTGAGACATCATCAGTCACATCCCAAGTACTTCCATTCATATGTCTGCGTCTAGCAAAGTAAATACATTTGCCCTCGGATGTCTTCTTGCTCCGCCCATTTTATCGAGGAAGCATGGGGGGGgctaaattatttttttgaatttAAATTCAAACCTTGGTATTGAAGTTATATTTTCCCCGGGTGGTCCACTCCAGGCAAGGTATAACATTTGCCCATTGTAGTCCATCTTCGGAATATTGTAGTTTCATCACAGCAGGCCCACATTCATCCACCGTCGCATAATGACGTACACTAGAGTAGGTGCAGACGGATTCTCTCAACACCGCGGTTGTCTTTGCAGAGTCCATAACCCCAGCCATTGTGTTACCTCAGTCAGCGATAAGTGACACAGACATCTATTTAC encodes:
- the erbb2 gene encoding receptor tyrosine-protein kinase erbB-2, producing the protein MEARRSFLWVRLLLLGVAGALAREVCLGTDMKLDLLSSLENHYETLRLLYTGCQVVHGNLEITHLHGVPDLSFLEGIVEVQGYVLVADVTVDLIPLDNLRVIRGSQRYGANYSLVVLNNTKGPQGPGLRTLRMRSLTEILLGGVYMWGNPQLCFPNPQKILWRDTLDQQNTHKHQLTLQASAANCPRCNSVCLEKCWGETIQDCQIETHVDCTAGCLRCKGKHASDCCHKQCAAGCTGPKDSDCLACRYFNNNGVCKEHCPAPTTYVPATYQSIPNKDKKFSFGATCIKTCPHNYLTMEAACTMVCPKANQEMIILNADGSESQKCEKCEGECPKVCYGLGMGSLQGVTMVTSSNVEQFNSCKKIFGSLAFLSQSFTGDPSSNASGLTLDQLTPFHNLEEITGYLYIEAWPEEWSDISVFKNLQVIRGRVLFKGVFSLVLQDLNITSVGSRSLRSVSGGLVLIHNNSRLCYTSSLPWDTLLHPSQGPTRILNLNQDPRVCEEQGHVCHPLCKGGCWGPGPQQCVSCSAFERGLECVERCDLYQGPTREYEKDKVCGACHSECRPINGSESCYGPGADQCRECLNFQDGGVCVERCPSGVKEEQHTVWKYSNASGHCLPCLTNCSLSCTLMDERGCPVPTNTGPGTTIAAALGGVVLFLILLALLVFYLRRQQKLRRKATMRRLLQEHELVEPLTPSGALPNQAQMRILKETELKKVRVLGSGAFGTVYKGVWAPDGESVKIPVAIKVLRENTSTKANKEILDEAYVMAGVASPYVCRLLGICLTSTVQLVTQLMPYGCLLDYVRENKDRIGSQFLLNWCVQIAKGMSYLEEVRLVHRDLAARNVLVKNPNHVKITDFGLARLLDIDETEYQADGGKVPIKWMALESILHRKFTHQSDVWSYGVTVWELMTFGAKPYDLIPARDIPDLLEGGERLPQPLICTIEVYMIMVKCWMIDPDSRPRFRELVNEFSLMARDPPRYVVIQNEDQRSLTFPVDSQFFRRLLEEEGPDMKDLLDAEEYLIPQPNMFPRTQGDGVSTAGHSRHHSYRSTDQGLDGEPPIGSACTMYSSMSTLGRGQYPTLPLGASPSNGGWSSQYPTLARSPSSGDPCDSVFLDDATGTPASPGRYRQCDGGCHDDLMETDGPPGAHPPPQHHHHQPHHLHHSLPRRQQGHHQSHASPEYVNQEAREVRPAVPDRPSTLPRKTRRSEPRHLPNGLGPNGLGPGHSVENPEYLVPLGPPAAPSSPAFDNPYYLDLLAGVEGTGVRGEGGGGVRAGERQLNGYATPTVENPEYLGLADTWTGHT